From a region of the Mercurialis annua linkage group LG1-X, ddMerAnnu1.2, whole genome shotgun sequence genome:
- the LOC126679894 gene encoding uncharacterized protein LOC126679894, which produces MADGVSVKQSAPPAANNQCCKAWRKKCLKLEAGRKHLKEAVQILYEQVDKIQAEKLAIKKACEEEQAQAATVKEKDLAARVALESEVCSLKSEVSSLKQTCNTDVVDNKGELKLLKDNVSKAEKEIVRLKALVEKEKTRADSEKKSAEAQKKSASEAWKLMKAEKIKADEERKLAFTQEKKAEEYRLQLEACRKEAEEAKSKLVFEANKFEEAGKTLEAEKHKVIKERKSDDSEMAKIEEQKRLVEANEKKFMEEKSRADNLSQQLEEARQKIEDLQKDINNIIPSRNLDSEYPCDQSKAHTMNTKISFVPQKENLDVQDKMREVKFFQDCISEGEKQISYLKVLLEKEKEKADHIKKNAEEEKKSSAEAWTFVKVEKEKVDEEKKNVDIERKKADNYRIQLEALRKDANATKAKLKSEILQLKKAIKELEKEKRKIHEEVMKRFEDAKQNAMVEKKATEIRLVEAEEQRKLVEENRKMALEEKSRADQLSCQLEESRHKVEDLQKQIQEILSSRKPVEASTILPRKGRNAETRNLKLLEKQLKLEKMRLNYAKQVANLEKNRNSILQKELAHINMDSVQISRRLGALDKWFKCREDLEKAENMRSSKLKRKFSDLEPFPMYAQTEKKLVKSSCLAMAGFDPIRESTVLQFPLSGGNCTASISGIDSKLEPLHGGSSQKLLQNSAMNSSSASFSDGQLAGSQERGAFVSITPEKCVQENDGQTTSCMSGEVTKTQGNGNLAVVAENSVKSPQRIYALGKINGRARKFNSALSAIESVEILCSEGKKLHMQMEEKLYLLHGMINGETNKQVEEPKYVEVCVHDDVYNKFEKGQKTRKGSCDERSRTQQLCTINEQEKITQTGNHINGDVNVCRLGSSSTISSLGIPQECVKGLNDSPGNDLETLKIVEHIENGDYMKLLDLDNIADEECYRRAVKMPLSPTLPDIEISDIEMFDIRKSKVVSSFNGGMSYERDVVVPSYSFDVGISSNNMRCNASRTPFIELLHEDEGLVDSLHMLGNGNGYFTVDTERISERQPRDPEVVEMLKTSSSGIEGLKSLNIKSGSELGCVQDSIPAFCVVFSNVTDCTTVSRIFCATRTCAIRYSLDSERECTVQKILHALKMEEKLLPKEKACVFFTLLLLNFSWCTSLRSERSADKGFFLCLDSYGRQFSAVASDVEARSLLAHFCSWDEVVGLIEDFLINGRLMVHTDASSETLNGCDLRMNISIEGMHINLSSKPASADQLVAGSTILASVCSAIDHIEFLCEASYNLLRCCKYDAAVLLTILHVFSYLGGDKFFSLKEHGLIMTVLKSIVVLLEGENSSDTSDSCLSPSHEVRSKLHLSAECPFGTESVDMVISLLLEKLHSHAFSVIMHPHLTESINSSNFHVLRHEDNASQSSSHEQIFGAHGVYSGGLDKCSVSSTHANSGTSFDLNDVLSLVELVAGYTSWDWICGKVIPVLLEFLGRSLPEDFAVAVVLLIGQIGRLGVTGRGCKDKEVENLKSKLHGFLWRNNSMTASLPVQIATITSLLGLLCLDFEDAVHGTSDLPEFASQFVYIDPIRKWFSALSEEQQTLACSLLQSTAVTTS; this is translated from the exons ATGGCGGACGGTGTTTCGGTCAAGCAGTCGGCTCCTCCTGCTGCAAATAATCAATGCTGTAAAGCG TGGAGAAAGAAATGTTTGAAGCTAGAAGCTGGAAGGAAACATTTAAAAGAAGCTGTGCAGATTCTTTATGAACAAGTCGATAAGATTCAAGCCGAGAAGCTTGCTATCAAGAAAG CATGTGAGGAAGAACAGGCACAAGCAGCAACTGTGAAAGAGAAAGACTTGGCAGCCAGAGTTGCTTTAGAGAGTGAGGTTTGTTCTTTAAAGTCAGAGGTATCTTCTTTAAAACAGACATGCAATACTGATGTGGTAGATAACAAGGGGGAATTGAAGCTTCTGAAGGATAATGTTTCTAAAGCAGAAAAGGAAATTGTGCGGCTTAAAGCACTTGTTGAGAAGGAGAAAACAAGAGCTGATTCTGAAAAAAAGAGTGCCGAGGCACAGAAAAAAAGTGCTTCTGAAGCTTGGAAACTTATGAAAGCTGAAAAGATCAAGGCTGATGAAGAGAGGAAGCTTGCTTTTACTCAAGAGAAGAAGGCTGAAGAATATCGTTTGCAGTTGGAGGCATGTAGGAAAGAAGCTGAGGAAGCCAAGTCAAAGTTGGTTTTTGAGGCAAATAAGTTTGAAGAGGCAGGCAAAACGTTAGAAGCAGAAAAGCATAAAGTGATCAAAGAGAGGAAAAGTGATGATTCAGAGATGGCTAAAATAGAGGAGCAAAAGAGGCTCGTGGAAGCAAATGAGAAGAAATTCATGGAAGAAAAAAGCCGTGCTGATAATCTTTCTCAGCAGCTGGAGGAGGCTAGGCAAAAGATTGAGGATTTACAGAAGGATATAAATAACATTATTCCCTCCAGGAATTTGGATTCTGAATATCCATGTGATCAAAGTAAGGCTCACACCATGAATACAAAAATCTCCTTCGTACCCCAAAAAGAAAATTTAGATGTTCAAGATAAGATGAGGGAGGTAAAGTTTTTCCAAGATTGTATTTCTGAAGGGGAAAAGCAAATCAGTTATCTCAAAGTGCTTCTtgagaaagagaaagaaaaggcAGATCATATAAAGAAAAATGctgaagaagagaagaagagtTCTGCTGAAGCATGGACATTTGTAAAAGTGGAAAAGGAGAAGGTTgatgaagaaaagaagaatgttGATATTGAACGGAAGAAGGCTGATAACTATCGCATTCAGTTGGAGGCATTGAGGAAAGATGCTAATGCAACAAAAGCAAAGCTAAAATCTGAGATATTACAGCTTAAAAAGGCAATTAAAGAATTGGAAAAGGAAAAGCGTAAGATACATGAGGAAGTAATGAAAAGGTTTGAGGATGCAAAACAGAACGCAATGGTAGAGAAAAAAGCTACAGAAATAAGACTGGTTGAAGCAGAAGAGCAACGGAAGCTTGTGGAAGAGAACAGGAAGATGGCATTGGAAGAAAAATCGCGTGCTGATCAGCTGTCTTGTCAGCTTGAGGAAAGCAGACATAAAGTTGAGGATCTGcagaagcaaatccaagaaaTTTTGTCTTCTAGAAAACCAGTTGAGGCTTCTACTATTTTACCGAGGAAAGGCAGGAATGCAGAAACCAGAAACTTGAAGCTTTTAGAGAAACAGTTGAAGCTTGAAAAGATGCGTCTAAATTATGCCAAGCAAGTAGCAAACTTGGAAAAGAACCGCAATAGCATTCTACAAAAAGAACTGGCTCATATTAATATGGATTCAGTTCAAATTTCGCGACGTCTGGGTGCCCTGGATAAATGGTTTAAATGTAGAGAGGATTTAGAAAAG GCGGAAAACATGAGAAGTTCAAAGTTGAAGAGGAAATTCTCTGATTTAGAACCATTTCCTATGTATGCTCAGACTGAAAAAAAACTTGTCAAGTCTAGTTGCTTGGCTATGGCTGGCTTTGACCCTATCAGGGAAAGTACTGTGTTGCAATTCCCTTTATCTGGAGGGAATTGTACTGCATCTATTTCAGGTATTGATTCTAAATTGGAGCCTCTGCATGGAGGCTCTTCTCAAAAATTGTTACAGAATTCTGCAATGAATTCCAGTTCAGCATCATTTTCTGATGGTCAGTTGGCCGGCTCACAGGAAAGGGGTGCTTTTGTTTCCATAACACCAGAGAAATGCGTACAGGAAAATGACGGACAAACAACTTCTTGCATGTCTGGTGAAGTGACCAAAACACAGGGCAATGGGAATCTTGCTGTCGTGGCTGAAAATAGTGTTAAAAGTCCTCAAAGAATTTATGCTCTTGGAAAAATTAATGGACGTGCAAGAAAGTTTAATAGTGCTCTCAGTGCAATTGAATCTGTTGAAATTTTGTGTTCAGAGGGTAAGAAGTTGCATATGCAGATGGAAGAGAAACTTTATCTCTTGCATGGCATGATAAACGGGGAAACAAACAAACAGGTAGAGGAACCAAAATATGTGGAAGTATGTGTGCACGATGATGTATATAACAAATTTGAGAAGGGTCAGAAGACACGGAAGGGTTCTTGTGATGAGAGGTCAAGAACACAGCAATTATGCACCATTAATGAGCAGGAAAAGATTACACAAACGGGAAATCATATCAATGGTGATGTAAATGTGTGCAGACTCGGCTCATCTTCTACCATATCTTCCTTGGGAATCCCACAGGAATGCGTCAAGGGATTAAATGATTCTCCAGGAAATGATCTTGAAACTTTGAAAATTGTTGAGCATATAGAAAATGGGGATTATATGAAATTGTTAGACCTGGATAATATTGCAGATGAGGAATGTTATAGAAGAGCAGTGAAAATGCCCTTGTCCCCTACTCTTCCTGATATTGAAATTTCTGATATTGAGATGTTTGATATCAGGAAGTCAAAAGTAGTTAGTAGCTTCAATGGAGGAATGTCATACGAGAGGGATGTTGTGGTCCCTTCTTACAGTTTTGATGTTGGAATTAGTTCCAACAACATGAGATGCAATGCCTCAAGAACTCCCTTTATTGAACTACTGCATGAGGATGAAGGACTTGTTGACTCACTTCATATGTTAGGGAATGGAAATGGCTACTTCACCGTTGACACTGAAAGAATTTCTGAAAGACAGCCTAGGGACCCTGAAGTTGTTGAAATGCTAAAAACATCAAGTTCTGGTATTGAAGGCCTGAAGTCCTTAAACATTAAATCTGGAAGCGAACTTGGCTGTGTACAGGACAGTATTCCTGCATTCTGTGTGGTGTTTTCTAATGTTACTGACTGTACGACTGTTTCTAGAATATTTTGTGCCACAAGAACCTGTGCGATCCGATACTCTTTAGATAGTGAAAGAGAATGCACGGTGCAAAAGATCTTGCATGCTCTTAAAATGGAAGAGAAACTTTTACCCAA GGAGAAGGCCTGTGTTTTTTTCACATTGTTGCTGCTTAATTTTTCTTGGTGTACTTCGTTGAGATCTGAAAGATCTGCAGATAAGGGTTTTTTTCTTTGCCTAGATTCCTATGGTCGCCAATTTAGTGCAG TGGCGTCTGATGTTGAGGCGAGGAGTTTGCTGGCACACTTCTGTTCTTGGGATGAAGTGGTTGGTCTCATTGAAGACTTTCTCATTAATGGACGATTGATGGTGCACACAGATGCATCTTCTGAAACATTGAATGGATGCGATTTAAGGATGAATATCAGCATAGAGGGTATGCACATTAATTTATCCTCTAAACCAGCTTCAGCTGACCAATTGGTGGCGGGGAGCACCATATTAGCATCAGTATGTTCAGCAATAGACCACATTGAGTTTCTCTGTGAGGCTTCTTACAATCTATTGCGGTGTTGTAAATATGATGCGGCTGTTTTATTAACCATACTTCATGTTTTTTCTTACCTGGGTGGCGATAAATTTTTCTCTTTGAAGGAACACGGTTTGATAATGACTGTGTTGAAATCAATAGTAGTTCTTCTCGAGGGGGAGAACTCATCTGATACTTCAGATTCTTGTCTTTCACCTTCTCATGAGGTTAGAAGTAAGCTCCACCTGTCCGCTGAATGCCCGTTTGGTACAGAGTCGGTGGATATGGTTATATCATTGCTCTTGGAAAAGCTTCATAGTCATGCATTTTCAGTAATCATGCACCCACATCTGACGGAATCAATTAATTCATCAAATTTCCATGTCCTCCGACATGAGGATAATGCTAGTCAGAGTTCAAGTCATGAACAAATATTTGGAGCACATGGTGTGTACTCTGGTGGTTTAGATAAGTGTTCAGTGTCCTCTACTCATGCAAACTCTGGAACTTCATTTGACCTCAATGATGTCCTGTCGTTGGTGGAACTGGTTGCTGGTTACACG AGCTGGGACTGGATATGTGGCAAAGTTATACCGGTGTTACTGGAATTTCTGGGAAGATCTTTACCAGAAGACTTTGCTGTTGCTGTTGTTCTTCTTATAGGTCAGATTGGGAG GCTTGGAGTTACTGGTCGCGGTTGCAAGGATAAGGAAGTTGAGAATTTGAAATCTAAATTACATGGTTTCCTTTGGCGGAACAATTCTATGACAGCATCTCTTCCCGTTCAAATTGCTACTATCACTTCTTTACTGGGGCTTCTGTGTCTTGACTTTGAAGATGCTGTCCACGGCACTTCTGATCTTCCAGAATTTGCAAGTCAATTTGTGTATATTGATCCTATAAGAAAGTGGTTCTCGGCACTGAGTGAGGAGCAACAGACCTTGGCATGTAGCCTCCTACAGTCTACTGCTGTAACTACAAGCTGA